The proteins below are encoded in one region of Campylobacter helveticus:
- the argH gene encoding argininosuccinate lyase has product MKNQMWSGRFSGVSDELLKEFNASLNIDKELFKQDIKGSIAHASMLKHCGILNQNELDAILKGLKQVKSEIQNGDFVFNIDDEDIHMAVEKRLSEIIGKEIGGKLHTARSRNDQVATDFKLFVKESLLELELLLKELILTLIAHAKEHKKSIMPSFTHLQHAQPISFSFWILSYAFMFKRDILRLRNSLELADECPLGSCACAGTSYKTDRALSANLLGFKKPMQNAMDGVSDRDFALDLLYDIAVIFTHTSRLCEELILFSSSEFNFIAISDSFSTGSSIMPQKKNPDVCELIRGKTGRVYGNLIALLTTMKALPLAYNKDMQEDKEGVFDSVKTAKKSLIILNAMLKEMQVKKENLLKACQNGHLLATDLADYLVREKNIPFREAHFIVGKVVAYAENKGIDISEIENLTEIDNVFDKEAMKILDFEHSLNSKQSEGSSSISSIEKQIENLEDFLKAK; this is encoded by the coding sequence ATGAAAAATCAAATGTGGTCTGGACGCTTTAGTGGTGTTAGCGATGAGCTTTTGAAAGAATTTAACGCGAGTTTAAATATCGATAAAGAGCTTTTTAAACAAGACATAAAAGGCTCAATAGCACACGCTAGTATGCTTAAGCATTGTGGAATTTTAAATCAAAATGAACTTGATGCCATTTTAAAGGGTTTAAAACAAGTCAAAAGTGAAATTCAAAACGGCGATTTTGTTTTCAACATCGATGATGAAGATATTCATATGGCTGTGGAGAAACGCTTAAGCGAAATCATAGGCAAGGAAATAGGCGGTAAACTCCACACGGCAAGAAGTAGAAACGACCAAGTGGCAACAGATTTTAAACTTTTTGTTAAAGAAAGTCTGCTTGAACTCGAGCTTTTACTAAAAGAACTTATCCTTACCCTCATCGCACACGCAAAAGAGCATAAAAAGAGTATTATGCCCTCTTTTACACATCTTCAACACGCTCAACCTATAAGCTTTTCTTTTTGGATTTTAAGTTACGCCTTTATGTTTAAACGCGATATTTTAAGACTTAGAAATTCACTTGAATTAGCCGATGAGTGTCCTCTTGGAAGCTGTGCTTGTGCGGGGACAAGCTATAAAACAGACAGGGCTTTAAGTGCAAATTTACTTGGCTTTAAAAAACCGATGCAAAATGCTATGGATGGAGTGAGTGATAGAGATTTTGCTTTAGATTTGCTTTATGATATTGCTGTGATTTTTACGCATACCTCAAGACTTTGCGAAGAGCTAATACTCTTTTCAAGCTCCGAATTTAACTTTATCGCTATAAGCGATAGTTTTTCTACGGGAAGCTCCATAATGCCTCAAAAGAAAAATCCTGATGTATGTGAGCTAATACGCGGTAAAACAGGGCGTGTTTATGGAAATTTAATCGCTCTTTTAACCACGATGAAAGCCTTGCCTTTAGCTTATAATAAAGATATGCAAGAAGATAAAGAGGGTGTTTTTGACAGCGTAAAAACAGCCAAAAAATCGCTCATTATTCTCAACGCTATGCTTAAAGAAATGCAAGTTAAAAAAGAAAATTTACTTAAAGCTTGTCAAAATGGACATTTGTTGGCTACTGATTTAGCGGATTATTTAGTAAGAGAGAAAAATATCCCTTTTAGAGAGGCGCATTTTATCGTAGGAAAGGTTGTAGCTTACGCAGAAAATAAGGGGATTGATATTAGCGAAATTGAAAATTTAACTGAAATTGACAATGTTTTTGACAAAGAAGCGATGAAAATCTTAGATTTTGAACATTCCTTAAATTCTAAACAAAGCGAAGGTTCAAGCTCCATTTCGAGTATAGAAAAACAAATCGAAAATTTAGAAGACTTTTTAAAGGCAAAATAA
- a CDS encoding histidine triad nucleotide-binding protein — MREKTIFELIVEGKIPCNKVLEDNDFLAFHDINPKAPIHILVIPKKHFRDFQEFEPELMAKMTRFIQELATLLGLDKSGYRLVSNCGENSGQEVFHLHFHILGGFELSKNKDKTNQQTLF, encoded by the coding sequence ATGCGAGAAAAGACGATTTTTGAGCTTATCGTTGAGGGCAAAATACCTTGCAATAAGGTTTTAGAAGATAATGATTTTCTCGCCTTTCACGATATTAATCCAAAAGCACCGATTCATATTCTAGTTATCCCTAAAAAACATTTTAGGGATTTTCAAGAATTTGAGCCAGAGCTTATGGCTAAAATGACTCGTTTTATACAAGAATTAGCCACGCTTTTGGGCTTAGATAAAAGTGGCTATCGTTTGGTAAGCAATTGTGGTGAAAATAGCGGACAAGAAGTTTTTCATCTGCATTTTCACATTTTGGGTGGTTTTGAACTTTCAAAGAATAAAGATAAAACCAACCAGCAAACACTCTTTTAA
- a CDS encoding anaerobic C4-dicarboxylate transporter, with amino-acid sequence MDFLTSLNESTQFLIQIIVVLICLFYGAKKGGIALGLLGGIGILMLVFAFHIKPGKPAIDVMLTILAVVVASATLQASGGLDVMLQIAERILRRNPKFLTILAPFVTCFLTILCGTGHVVYTIMPIIYDIAIKNGIRPERPMAAASISSQMGIIASPVSVAVVSLTALLLNADNKLAGFDGYINLLQITIPSTLFGVLCVGIFSWFRGKDLDKDEEFQNKLKDPEFKQYVYGDSKTLLGVKLNTSCWAAMWIFLGAIALVALLGIFDNLRPNWGQVIKNGIPQTDALGNPKMNTLSMVAVIQMFMLIAGSLIIIFTKTEAKKIASNEIFKSGMIALVAVFGISWMADTMFAVHTPMMKAALGDVVKEYPWTYAIMLLLISKFVNSQAAAIAAFVPLALGIGVEPGIIVAFAAACYGYYILPTYPSDLATIQFDRSGTTKIGKFVINHSFIIPGLIGVITSCIAGYFLALAAGYIA; translated from the coding sequence ATGGACTTTTTAACAAGTCTTAATGAGAGCACTCAGTTTCTCATACAAATCATCGTTGTATTGATTTGTCTATTTTACGGAGCAAAAAAAGGCGGCATCGCTCTTGGTTTGCTCGGTGGCATAGGTATTTTAATGTTAGTTTTTGCTTTTCACATTAAGCCGGGAAAACCTGCCATTGATGTAATGCTAACCATTTTAGCCGTAGTTGTAGCAAGTGCAACCTTGCAAGCAAGTGGTGGGCTTGATGTTATGCTTCAAATTGCAGAACGCATTTTAAGACGCAATCCTAAATTTCTAACGATTTTGGCACCTTTTGTAACCTGTTTTTTAACCATACTTTGCGGAACGGGACATGTCGTTTATACTATAATGCCTATTATTTATGACATTGCTATTAAAAATGGAATTCGCCCAGAACGCCCTATGGCTGCTGCTTCTATAAGTTCTCAAATGGGAATTATCGCCTCACCTGTGAGCGTGGCTGTGGTTTCTTTAACCGCTTTACTTTTAAATGCGGATAATAAATTAGCCGGCTTTGATGGCTACATTAATCTTCTTCAAATCACCATTCCTAGCACTTTATTTGGCGTATTGTGTGTGGGAATTTTTTCTTGGTTTAGGGGTAAAGATTTAGATAAAGATGAAGAGTTTCAAAATAAACTTAAAGACCCAGAATTTAAACAATATGTTTATGGCGATAGTAAAACTCTACTAGGAGTTAAGCTTAATACAAGTTGTTGGGCGGCGATGTGGATATTTTTAGGAGCGATTGCTTTAGTGGCATTACTTGGGATATTTGATAATTTAAGACCAAATTGGGGACAAGTGATAAAAAATGGCATTCCTCAAACAGATGCTTTGGGAAATCCTAAAATGAACACGCTTTCAATGGTTGCTGTGATTCAGATGTTTATGCTTATTGCTGGTTCTTTAATTATTATTTTTACAAAAACAGAGGCAAAGAAAATCGCTTCTAATGAAATTTTCAAATCAGGTATGATAGCCCTTGTTGCGGTATTTGGAATTTCTTGGATGGCGGATACGATGTTTGCGGTGCATACACCTATGATGAAGGCTGCGCTTGGTGATGTGGTAAAAGAATATCCTTGGACTTATGCGATTATGTTGCTTTTAATCTCTAAATTTGTTAATTCTCAAGCTGCGGCAATCGCTGCTTTTGTGCCTTTGGCTTTAGGTATTGGCGTGGAGCCTGGTATTATTGTCGCCTTTGCGGCTGCTTGTTATGGCTACTATATCTTGCCAACTTATCCAAGTGATTTGGCAACCATACAATTTGACCGCTCAGGCACAACAAAAATTGGCAAATTTGTCATCAATCATAGCTTTATAATCCCTGGCTTAATCGGCGTAATCACCTCTTGTATAGCTGGATATTTCCTAGCTTTAGCCGCTGGATATATAGCTTAA
- a CDS encoding LTA synthase family protein — protein MIALLCVAFSFIKYYYYEMYKSKIDLFIFSVLNENLGTIFSIIYKDYPLFSGIFALILISIFCFLLNNRILKSPFKPLKLKPISFIFVNLLLIGIYIIALRGVNHHVFMNERNYRFANLEVINDTALNPIMAFSWARKASKELQELPYISEEEGLALQKELFSLFATTPYNPQNKPHIFVNLMESFANNALEFHSLELNLLGELEKHFKEDFVFERFLSAANGTAPSLFYLYFNSPIILTKSKYLKTNLTQNPTEPFTKQGYEVIFLTSGNRSWFGLGTFLEGQKIKVIDSISLLKDYPNAQKTAYGILDEYMYYKAYELFKGAEKPLLIIALSTSNHPPYPKVYESISKANLSGKINEKLPKNTYENLNNYAYANSEFGKFVSKIKASDLKDKIIIAATGDHRVRDMKIDFEKEKAFAYSVPFYLYVPQNYQKNLYYDKYRLASHKDIFPTLYGLSLSETTYYSLGGRNLLAAPSDEKLEFAFNEVVWADNFGVYPLENTKGYFYENNTTLKDTNEAFELDDYHKKFAKSYHSLMFYQLSLRLKDDI, from the coding sequence TTGATAGCTTTGCTTTGCGTGGCTTTTTCTTTTATAAAGTATTATTATTATGAAATGTATAAAAGCAAGATTGATCTTTTTATCTTTAGTGTTTTAAATGAGAATTTAGGAACAATTTTTAGCATCATTTATAAGGATTATCCGCTTTTTAGTGGAATTTTTGCTTTGATTTTGATAAGTATTTTTTGCTTTTTACTTAATAATCGAATTCTTAAAAGCCCTTTTAAACCCCTAAAATTAAAACCTATAAGTTTTATTTTTGTTAATTTGCTTTTAATAGGTATTTACATTATAGCTTTAAGAGGAGTTAATCATCATGTTTTTATGAACGAAAGAAATTATCGCTTTGCAAATTTGGAAGTGATTAACGATACTGCACTTAATCCTATTATGGCTTTTTCTTGGGCAAGAAAAGCCTCAAAAGAGCTTCAAGAACTTCCTTATATTAGCGAGGAGGAGGGTTTGGCTTTACAAAAAGAACTTTTTTCTCTTTTTGCCACAACGCCTTATAATCCCCAAAATAAACCGCATATTTTTGTTAATCTTATGGAAAGTTTTGCGAATAATGCTTTAGAATTTCATAGCTTAGAGCTTAATCTTTTAGGAGAGCTTGAGAAGCATTTTAAGGAGGATTTTGTTTTTGAAAGATTTTTAAGCGCAGCAAATGGGACTGCACCTTCGCTTTTTTATCTCTATTTTAATAGTCCTATTATTTTAACAAAAAGCAAATATTTAAAAACAAATTTAACGCAAAATCCAACCGAGCCTTTTACAAAGCAGGGCTATGAGGTCATTTTTCTTACTTCAGGGAATCGTTCTTGGTTTGGGCTTGGCACTTTTTTAGAGGGGCAAAAAATCAAGGTCATAGATTCTATAAGCTTACTTAAAGACTATCCAAACGCCCAAAAAACAGCTTATGGAATTTTAGATGAGTATATGTATTATAAGGCTTATGAGCTTTTTAAAGGGGCAGAAAAACCTCTGCTTATCATCGCCCTTAGCACGAGTAATCACCCTCCTTACCCTAAAGTTTATGAAAGCATTTCTAAGGCAAATTTAAGCGGAAAAATTAATGAAAAACTTCCTAAAAATACCTATGAAAATCTTAATAATTATGCTTACGCTAATAGTGAATTTGGCAAATTTGTAAGTAAAATAAAAGCAAGTGATTTAAAAGATAAAATCATCATCGCCGCCACAGGAGACCACAGAGTAAGAGATATGAAAATAGACTTTGAGAAAGAAAAAGCCTTTGCTTATAGTGTTCCATTTTATCTTTATGTGCCTCAAAATTATCAAAAAAATCTTTATTATGATAAATACCGCCTTGCCTCTCACAAGGACATTTTTCCTACGCTTTATGGGTTAAGTTTAAGCGAGACGACTTATTATAGTTTAGGTGGTCGAAATTTATTAGCCGCTCCTAGCGATGAAAAACTTGAATTTGCTTTTAATGAAGTCGTTTGGGCGGATAATTTTGGCGTGTATCCTTTAGAAAATACTAAGGGTTATTTTTATGAAAATAATACCACCTTAAAAGATACAAATGAGGCTTTTGAGCTTGATGATTACCATAAAAAATTCGCAAAGTCTTATCACTCTTTGATGTTTTATCAGCTTAGCTTAAGATTAAAAGATGATATTTAA
- the uvrB gene encoding excinuclease ABC subunit UvrB: MFQLQSEFKPSFDQKEAIEGIIKSIKAGHKYQTLLGVTGSGKTFTMANVIKELAMPTLIMSHNKSLCAQLFSEFKSFFPHNHIEYFISYYDYYQPEAYIPRTDVFIEKDSSTNEDLERLRLSATASLLSYEDVVCIASVSANYGLGNPSEYEGMVLIFEENMQISQKDLLKKLVDMGYKRNDNFFDRADFRVNGDLVDIYPAYYEDEVVRLEFFGDDLERIYHYNILENKKTKDLKRFILYPTSQFSVGEARLKEAIKEIKEELNSRLAYFENENKLVEYQRLKQRVEFDLEMLQSTGMCKGVENYARHLTGLKEGQTPYTLFDYYAIKKRPFLVIVDESHVSLPQFRGMFAGDRSRKQTLVDYGFRLPSALDNRPLMFDEFIEKNCQFLFVSATPAPLELELSGKNIFHQIMRPTGLLDPIIELKDSGNQVEILYDEAKKVIARNERILVTVLTKKLAEELSRYYLELGLKVKYMHSDIDAIERNEIIRGLRSGEFDMLIGINLLREGLDLPEVSLIAVMDADKEGFLRSTTSLIQTMGRAARNVNGKVLLFCQKITKSMQEAIDTTNERRKLQEKYNKKHKITPTSVKRNLEESLKNEDLGEIYRKGAKFEKMPASERAKIVKELRKEMLEAAKNLEFEKAAALRDEIKKLKDL, encoded by the coding sequence ATGTTTCAACTGCAAAGCGAATTTAAGCCAAGTTTTGACCAAAAAGAAGCGATTGAAGGTATAATTAAAAGTATTAAAGCTGGGCATAAATATCAAACCTTACTCGGCGTTACGGGTAGTGGTAAGACCTTTACAATGGCAAATGTGATTAAAGAACTTGCTATGCCTACTTTAATTATGAGTCATAATAAAAGCCTTTGTGCTCAGCTTTTTAGCGAATTTAAAAGTTTTTTCCCACACAATCATATTGAATATTTTATCTCCTATTATGATTATTACCAGCCAGAAGCTTATATCCCACGCACTGATGTTTTTATCGAAAAAGATAGCTCGACTAATGAAGACTTAGAAAGACTCCGTTTAAGTGCCACAGCTTCGCTTTTAAGCTACGAAGATGTGGTTTGTATCGCTTCGGTTTCGGCAAATTATGGCTTAGGAAATCCTAGCGAGTATGAGGGGATGGTTTTGATTTTTGAGGAAAATATGCAAATTTCTCAAAAAGATTTGCTTAAAAAGCTTGTAGATATGGGCTATAAACGCAATGATAATTTTTTTGATAGGGCAGATTTTCGTGTTAATGGCGATTTGGTGGATATTTACCCTGCTTATTATGAAGATGAAGTGGTGAGGCTTGAGTTTTTTGGTGATGATTTGGAGAGAATTTATCATTATAATATTTTAGAAAATAAAAAAACAAAGGATTTAAAACGCTTTATTTTATACCCTACAAGCCAGTTTAGCGTAGGAGAGGCAAGACTTAAAGAAGCGATAAAAGAGATAAAAGAGGAGCTAAATTCTCGCCTTGCTTATTTTGAAAATGAAAACAAGCTTGTGGAGTATCAACGCCTTAAGCAAAGGGTGGAATTTGACCTTGAAATGTTGCAAAGCACGGGTATGTGTAAGGGCGTGGAAAATTATGCGAGGCACTTAACAGGGCTTAAAGAAGGACAAACGCCTTACACGCTTTTTGATTATTATGCTATTAAAAAACGCCCTTTTTTAGTCATCGTTGATGAAAGTCATGTGTCTTTACCCCAGTTTCGTGGAATGTTTGCTGGGGATAGAAGTAGAAAGCAAACTTTGGTTGATTATGGCTTTCGTTTGCCCTCCGCCCTTGATAATCGTCCCTTAATGTTTGATGAATTTATAGAAAAAAATTGTCAATTTCTTTTTGTTTCTGCAACGCCAGCACCTTTAGAACTTGAGCTAAGTGGGAAAAATATCTTTCATCAAATTATGCGTCCTACGGGTTTGCTTGACCCTATCATTGAGTTAAAAGATAGTGGTAATCAAGTGGAAATTCTTTATGATGAAGCTAAAAAAGTCATAGCAAGAAATGAGCGAATTTTAGTTACGGTGCTTACAAAAAAGTTAGCTGAAGAGCTTAGTAGATACTATTTAGAGCTTGGACTTAAGGTTAAATATATGCACTCAGACATTGATGCGATTGAGCGAAATGAGATTATAAGGGGGCTTAGGAGCGGGGAATTTGATATGCTTATAGGCATTAATTTACTAAGAGAGGGGCTTGACCTGCCCGAAGTTTCACTTATAGCTGTAATGGATGCGGATAAAGAGGGCTTTTTGCGTAGCACCACAAGCCTGATACAGACGATGGGAAGAGCTGCTAGAAATGTCAATGGCAAGGTTTTGCTTTTTTGTCAAAAAATCACAAAATCAATGCAAGAAGCCATAGATACAACAAATGAACGCCGCAAACTCCAAGAAAAATATAATAAAAAGCATAAAATCACACCAACTTCAGTGAAGAGAAATTTAGAAGAAAGCCTTAAAAATGAAGATTTGGGAGAAATTTATAGAAAAGGTGCAAAATTTGAAAAAATGCCAGCAAGTGAAAGAGCAAAAATAGTAAAAGAACTGCGTAAAGAAATGCTTGAAGCGGCTAAAAATTTGGAATTTGAGAAGGCTGCAGCTTTAAGAGATGAGATTAAAAAGCTTAAGGATTTGTAA
- a CDS encoding type II secretion system protein, which produces MSLKKAFSLLELVFVIIIIAILTGIALPYLNQNKEEAKLLKLKMDYEMLNSALSLMRNEADLKNLSYINELDKAQILKENESLFYCQNCSFSLLSSPIYSSKTGWIKSGINQYRFFLNPQKSVEFIYENGLLKCTKNCKELL; this is translated from the coding sequence ATGAGCCTTAAAAAAGCCTTTAGTCTCCTCGAGCTTGTTTTTGTCATCATTATCATCGCCATTTTAACAGGAATCGCTCTGCCCTACCTCAACCAAAATAAAGAAGAAGCTAAACTTTTAAAACTTAAAATGGACTATGAAATGCTAAATTCTGCTCTAAGCTTAATGCGAAATGAGGCGGATTTGAAAAATTTAAGCTATATCAATGAACTAGACAAGGCACAAATTTTAAAAGAAAATGAAAGTTTGTTTTATTGTCAAAACTGCTCTTTTAGTCTTTTAAGTAGCCCTATTTACTCTAGCAAAACAGGCTGGATAAAAAGTGGGATTAATCAATACCGCTTTTTTCTCAACCCTCAAAAAAGTGTGGAATTTATCTATGAAAATGGGCTTTTAAAATGCACTAAAAACTGCAAAGAACTTTTATGA
- a CDS encoding primosomal protein N' produces the protein MRYYEVALKGLYLDNLIFQSEYKILPLSEVLVDLKTRKNCKAIIIKECEKPNFTTSDIKEITPFSLSKEQFILAEFISHYHSSKLGFTLSLFESSKPYQCEIFKAKDSPTLSPKQQEALNFLKTQQSALLFADTGSGKTEIYISLIKETLEKGRQVLLLMPEISLTPQMQKRLSLYFNEDFFMWHSKISKKKKQECLEKFNEGKVLLVAGARSALFLPFRNLGLIIVDEEHDNSYKASNKPYYNARDLALFLGAKLNIKVVLGSATPSLTSFYKQKHFRLKGTFFESKKHFLYDENDLALTPMLLNELEMSLKNHKQAIIFLPNRANFRQIICKDCGASVKCPFCSIAMSLHKKKNLLKCHYCNFSTPIYSSCPNCNGTMLEAKKMGTSELCELLQNSFSEAKIAKFDRDEITSVRKLNAILKDFNEQKIDILVGTSMLAKGHDYHSVDLSVIMGLDEFLSHPNFRATEECLALAMQVAGRAGRKGEARVLLQSKNRTFFEKYINDYDTFLQDELEIRKALYPPFARLLRLIIEDKNQTKARELCENLAMEFKNLKSVELVGYGACAIEMIHLKFRFYILLRSYTHKNLIKIQEYALNFPTLSADIDPIDFS, from the coding sequence ATGAGATATTATGAAGTCGCTCTCAAAGGCTTGTATTTAGATAATTTAATCTTCCAAAGTGAATACAAAATTCTCCCTTTAAGCGAAGTGCTGGTTGATTTAAAAACGCGTAAAAATTGCAAAGCTATCATTATTAAAGAATGCGAAAAGCCCAATTTCACCACCAGCGACATCAAAGAAATTACACCCTTTAGCTTAAGCAAAGAGCAATTTATCTTAGCGGAGTTTATAAGCCATTACCACTCTTCTAAACTCGGCTTCACTCTTTCTCTTTTTGAAAGCTCAAAACCCTACCAATGCGAAATTTTTAAAGCCAAAGACTCCCCTACCCTAAGCCCGAAACAACAAGAAGCCTTAAATTTCTTAAAAACACAACAATCCGCCCTACTTTTTGCAGATACAGGGAGTGGCAAAACAGAAATTTACATTAGTCTCATAAAAGAAACTTTAGAAAAAGGGCGTCAAGTGTTACTTTTAATGCCCGAAATTTCTCTCACCCCGCAAATGCAAAAACGACTCAGCCTTTATTTTAACGAAGATTTTTTTATGTGGCACTCTAAAATTTCAAAGAAAAAAAAGCAAGAATGCCTTGAAAAATTTAATGAAGGTAAAGTTCTTTTAGTCGCTGGGGCGCGTTCGGCTCTTTTTTTACCTTTTAGAAATTTAGGGCTTATAATCGTTGATGAAGAGCACGATAATTCTTATAAGGCTTCTAATAAGCCTTATTATAATGCAAGAGATTTGGCTCTTTTTTTGGGAGCAAAACTAAACATCAAAGTCGTCTTAGGCTCTGCTACACCGAGCCTTACAAGCTTTTATAAACAAAAACATTTTAGATTAAAAGGCACATTTTTTGAAAGTAAAAAGCACTTTTTGTATGATGAAAATGATTTAGCTCTCACACCTATGCTTTTAAATGAGTTAGAAATGAGCTTAAAAAACCACAAACAAGCCATAATCTTTTTACCTAACCGCGCAAATTTTAGACAAATTATTTGTAAGGATTGCGGTGCAAGTGTGAAATGCCCCTTTTGCTCCATAGCGATGAGTTTGCATAAAAAGAAAAATTTACTCAAATGCCATTATTGTAATTTTAGCACACCCATTTACTCAAGCTGTCCTAATTGTAACGGCACTATGCTAGAAGCTAAAAAAATGGGGACTAGTGAGCTTTGCGAACTTTTGCAAAATAGCTTTAGTGAAGCCAAAATAGCCAAATTTGATAGAGATGAAATTACGAGCGTAAGAAAATTAAATGCAATTTTGAAAGATTTTAATGAGCAAAAAATTGATATTTTAGTCGGCACTTCTATGCTTGCTAAGGGACACGATTATCATAGTGTAGATTTAAGCGTGATTATGGGTTTAGATGAGTTTTTATCGCATCCAAATTTTAGAGCCACTGAAGAATGTCTAGCCTTAGCGATGCAAGTAGCAGGAAGAGCCGGACGAAAAGGCGAAGCAAGGGTTTTATTACAAAGTAAAAATAGAACTTTTTTTGAAAAATATATTAACGATTATGATACATTTTTGCAAGATGAATTAGAAATTAGAAAAGCACTCTATCCGCCATTTGCAAGACTTTTAAGATTGATTATAGAAGATAAAAATCAAACAAAAGCAAGAGAGCTTTGCGAAAATTTAGCTATGGAATTTAAAAATCTAAAAAGCGTGGAGCTTGTGGGCTATGGGGCGTGTGCGATTGAGATGATACATCTTAAATTTCGCTTTTATATCCTTTTAAGAAGTTATACGCATAAAAATCTTATCAAAATCCAAGAATACGCCCTAAATTTTCCTACACTAAGTGCCGATATTGACCCTATAGACTTTTCTTAA
- the aat gene encoding leucyl/phenylalanyl-tRNA--protein transferase yields the protein MLNQLLNAPKDAPVFLSPKLEEEFILKAYALGLFPWTTKPVNWWCPDPRCVLEPHKIHIQKNMKKFMNLYEIRLDFDFLALITLCKNARVKSWIDEEFIEIYHNLFKQGFAHSLELYEQDELVGGIYGLIIGKMFFGESMVSLRKNASKIAMIKLCELLAPYDFLIDCQVHNKHLEFMGAQNIPREDFLKILDKKCQSPSGFETFKDLLF from the coding sequence TTGCTTAATCAACTCTTAAACGCTCCTAAAGATGCACCCGTTTTTTTAAGCCCTAAACTTGAAGAAGAATTTATATTAAAAGCTTATGCTCTTGGTCTTTTTCCTTGGACAACTAAGCCTGTTAATTGGTGGTGTCCTGACCCTAGATGTGTGCTAGAGCCTCACAAAATTCACATACAAAAAAATATGAAAAAATTTATGAATCTTTATGAAATTAGGCTAGATTTTGACTTTTTAGCTCTTATCACGCTTTGTAAAAATGCAAGAGTTAAAAGCTGGATAGACGAAGAATTTATAGAAATTTACCATAATCTTTTCAAGCAAGGTTTTGCTCACAGCTTAGAGCTTTACGAGCAAGATGAACTTGTGGGGGGAATTTATGGACTTATCATTGGCAAAATGTTTTTTGGAGAAAGTATGGTAAGCCTTAGAAAAAATGCTTCCAAAATCGCTATGATAAAGCTTTGTGAGCTTTTAGCCCCTTATGATTTTCTTATCGACTGTCAAGTGCATAATAAACATTTAGAATTTATGGGAGCGCAAAATATCCCAAGAGAAGATTTCTTAAAAATCCTCGATAAAAAATGCCAAAGTCCAAGCGGCTTTGAAACTTTTAAAGACTTACTTTTTTAA
- a CDS encoding HrcA family transcriptional regulator: MKSQNKRELILESIIETYLLANTPIGSNELNSSLCIPASTIRVYLKRLSDEGLITQLHISSGRIPAVKTMQSYWQNELDTNEELQIKNINFLRTLSEEFEIYCLIYEGRELMLKEILNLNDKFIVLDFGANEMALKYQNEAFEFLKSLIGLNIFDIENIALKVHFYELVEKISTIKKSLTCYRANEKKAYQIYQNDDFVKLLDCEIHKYFKENLQFQPLFKEGFMGLKIDTNFLGKQANLIVAGSVYTNYKKILKQIKEVA; this comes from the coding sequence ATGAAAAGTCAAAATAAAAGAGAGTTGATACTTGAATCTATCATTGAAACTTATTTATTGGCTAACACGCCCATAGGTTCAAATGAACTCAATTCTAGTCTTTGTATTCCCGCTTCAACGATAAGAGTGTATCTTAAAAGATTAAGTGATGAGGGGTTAATCACCCAGCTTCATATCAGTAGCGGTAGAATTCCTGCCGTAAAAACAATGCAAAGCTATTGGCAAAATGAACTTGATACAAATGAAGAATTGCAAATAAAAAATATCAATTTTTTACGCACGCTCAGTGAAGAATTTGAAATTTATTGTCTTATTTATGAGGGGCGTGAGTTGATGTTAAAAGAAATTCTAAATTTAAACGATAAATTTATCGTTTTGGATTTTGGAGCAAATGAAATGGCGCTAAAATATCAAAATGAAGCCTTTGAATTTCTCAAAAGTCTCATAGGCTTAAATATCTTTGACATTGAAAATATCGCCTTAAAAGTGCATTTTTATGAGCTGGTAGAAAAAATCTCTACCATTAAAAAAAGCTTAACCTGTTATCGAGCAAACGAAAAAAAAGCTTATCAAATTTATCAAAACGATGATTTTGTTAAGCTTTTAGACTGCGAAATTCACAAATATTTTAAAGAGAATTTGCAGTTTCAGCCCTTATTTAAAGAGGGTTTTATGGGGCTTAAAATCGATACAAATTTTTTAGGAAAACAAGCCAATCTTATCGTCGCTGGCAGTGTTTATACCAATTATAAAAAAATTTTAAAACAAATAAAGGAGGTAGCGTGA